The Acidobacteriota bacterium genome includes a window with the following:
- a CDS encoding SPOR domain-containing protein — protein sequence MEFTDQPFAPGPATLRDFEPRRAARRSQRPWTRGPRLALVFLAALSLGPGRAAAQGTVPPPPPPPAAAPSTVAPERPLTADEALWRLTKGYERYRSGRFSERNYDRRREELRQAQRPYAAVLTCSDSRVPPELIFDEDLGRLYVVRVAAGVIDPVTMGSLEDAVGRMGVPVILFMGHTGCGLVRDACTGEAHVGGVGDIVARIQPACTWARREAGDEASFIRRATQLNVFLQMSRCLKNSTLIAERVKTGRLRLLGAVYEIDTGELRMMGDVAIGEGLKLFMDVGLSPITVPAPAAAPAKAPAAAAATAPTAAPAKAPAAAAATAPTAAPAKAPAAAATAPAVVPPTPDPARPAASRPPAPEAPHPAEPAPLPAGTTRPAPEKVSVESLESTGGYNVAAERKARPNIFTDGKQYCVQVSAFRKREVAEGEAARLRAKKLAAFVVAGTADGTWYRVRVAGFGTLAEAVAFEKSRKR from the coding sequence ATGGAATTCACCGATCAGCCTTTCGCGCCCGGGCCCGCCACCCTCCGGGACTTCGAGCCCCGAAGGGCGGCGCGGCGCTCACAGCGGCCGTGGACGCGCGGTCCGCGGCTCGCCCTGGTTTTCCTGGCGGCGCTCTCCCTGGGCCCCGGCCGGGCCGCGGCCCAGGGAACCGTACCGCCGCCGCCCCCCCCGCCGGCCGCGGCGCCCTCCACCGTCGCGCCGGAGCGGCCGTTGACGGCCGACGAGGCGTTGTGGCGGCTGACCAAGGGCTACGAACGTTACCGTTCGGGGCGATTCTCCGAGCGGAACTACGACCGGCGCCGGGAGGAGCTGCGGCAGGCCCAGCGGCCCTACGCCGCCGTCCTGACCTGCTCGGACTCCCGCGTGCCGCCCGAGCTGATCTTCGACGAGGACCTGGGCCGCCTCTACGTGGTCCGCGTGGCGGCGGGGGTGATCGACCCCGTGACCATGGGCAGCCTGGAGGACGCGGTGGGCCGGATGGGGGTCCCCGTGATCCTCTTCATGGGGCACACCGGTTGCGGGCTGGTCCGCGATGCCTGCACCGGGGAAGCTCACGTCGGCGGGGTCGGGGACATCGTCGCCCGCATCCAGCCGGCCTGCACCTGGGCCCGGAGGGAGGCCGGCGACGAGGCGTCCTTTATCCGTCGGGCGACCCAGTTGAACGTCTTTCTCCAGATGAGCCGTTGCCTGAAAAACAGCACCCTCATCGCCGAACGGGTCAAAACCGGCCGGCTCCGCCTCCTGGGCGCGGTGTACGAAATCGACACGGGCGAACTCCGGATGATGGGGGACGTGGCCATCGGGGAGGGGCTGAAGCTGTTCATGGATGTCGGTTTGTCGCCGATAACCGTCCCGGCGCCGGCAGCGGCTCCCGCGAAGGCCCCGGCGGCGGCGGCCGCAACGGCGCCGACAGCGGCTCCCGCAAAGGCCCCGGCGGCGGCGGCCGCAACGGCGCCGACAGCGGCTCCCGCAAAGGCCCCGGCGGCGGCCGCAACGGCGCCGGCGGTCGTCCCCCCGACCCCGGATCCGGCCCGCCCGGCCGCATCCCGACCCCCGGCGCCCGAAGCTCCCCACCCGGCGGAACCCGCCCCCTTGCCCGCCGGGACGACCCGGCCGGCCCCGGAGAAGGTCTCCGTCGAATCACTCGAATCCACGGGAGGTTACAACGTGGCCGCGGAGCGGAAAGCCCGGCCCAACATCTTCACCGACGGGAAGCAGTACTGCGTTCAAGTGTCCGCCTTCCGGAAACGGGAGGTGGCGGAAGGGGAAGCCGCCCGCCTGAGGGCGAAGAAACTGGCCGCTTTCGTCGTGGCCGGGACGGCCGACGGGACCTGGTACCGGGTTCGCGTCGCGGGCTTTGGGACCCTCGCGGAAGCCGTGGCCTTCGAAAAGAGCCGGAAGCGCTGA
- a CDS encoding HDIG domain-containing protein encodes MLTLLIFLGFAFLIGLCAIFILVYMRMRSNKDTRRTTSILSAIAAKEEDFEAEVDFREFESHRHWISRISGLRFILSVIFALFLLFLATFEYWVKYFPEPRLGEEYPVTIRATYNYQESTPRTLLNRHLFSGDNSIVIARGQRIEQSDIVRYREFMARRGYPAPELLLGYFLIFLLFVLFMVYWLSMLTTEIHPEDNRTLIFLLLVILLVVSASRVLYLTEIFSLYYIPVSMIGILVAILVSNRIVPSVVIFADFFIGMMTGFNFRLVMILFAGSMVTVFLSQRIKRRSEVLATGLIAGVIKFVLFGCLLLVTHEIHVETFLDLRGFLSKDAIACLAGGLISGFIALALIPFIEKVFGYASPFRLQELADLDNELLRQLYLKAPGTYHHSMAVANLGEIAANEIGADALLVRVAGYYHDIGKIFTPKYFVENIPPGEANPHDGIKPYMSAKILKSHISRGMELGRRHHLPAKILDFIPQHHGTSTIDYFYEKAKNTANPGSTDPGVLSPRYYSYGGPRPRNRETAILMIADSVEAAARVLSDHSEETLLKAIEKIIARKLELGQFDDSPLSTAELRKIAYALARALSSSSHKRIDYPKNSGIHSQFHSEANGGTGAETQPVPAQATPGISVSGAPFTPAPAGTNPGAGPLTPPPRKAADVAAEGNGKTRKPDKPEKRAE; translated from the coding sequence ATGCTCACTTTACTGATTTTCCTCGGGTTCGCCTTCCTCATCGGCCTCTGCGCGATCTTCATCCTGGTTTACATGCGGATGCGGTCCAACAAGGACACGCGGCGGACCACCTCCATCCTCTCCGCCATTGCCGCCAAGGAAGAGGATTTCGAGGCCGAGGTCGATTTCCGGGAGTTCGAGAGCCACCGCCACTGGATATCCCGCATCTCGGGGCTCCGCTTCATCCTGAGCGTCATCTTCGCCCTCTTCCTGCTCTTCCTGGCCACCTTCGAGTACTGGGTCAAGTACTTCCCCGAGCCCCGGCTGGGGGAGGAGTACCCAGTCACCATCCGGGCCACCTACAACTACCAGGAGTCCACGCCGCGCACCCTGCTCAACCGGCACCTCTTCTCGGGGGACAACAGCATCGTCATCGCCCGGGGGCAACGGATCGAGCAGTCCGACATCGTCCGCTACCGGGAATTCATGGCCCGGCGAGGCTACCCCGCCCCCGAGCTGCTCCTGGGGTACTTCCTGATCTTCCTGCTCTTCGTCCTCTTCATGGTGTACTGGCTGAGCATGCTCACCACCGAAATCCACCCCGAGGACAACCGGACCCTGATCTTCCTCCTGCTGGTGATCCTCCTCGTGGTGTCGGCCAGCCGGGTCCTCTACCTGACGGAGATCTTTTCCCTCTATTACATTCCCGTCTCCATGATCGGCATCCTGGTGGCCATCCTGGTCTCGAACCGGATCGTCCCCTCGGTGGTCATCTTCGCCGACTTCTTCATCGGGATGATGACCGGGTTCAACTTCCGGCTCGTGATGATCCTGTTCGCCGGCAGCATGGTGACCGTCTTCCTCTCCCAGCGGATCAAGCGGCGCTCGGAGGTGCTGGCCACCGGCCTCATCGCCGGGGTCATCAAGTTCGTCCTCTTCGGCTGCCTGCTCCTGGTCACCCACGAGATCCACGTGGAGACCTTCCTGGACCTCCGGGGGTTCCTGTCGAAGGACGCGATCGCCTGCCTCGCGGGCGGCCTGATCTCCGGCTTCATCGCCCTCGCCCTGATCCCGTTCATCGAGAAGGTCTTCGGCTACGCGTCCCCCTTCCGGCTCCAGGAGCTGGCCGACCTGGACAACGAACTGCTCCGCCAGCTCTACCTCAAGGCCCCCGGGACCTACCACCACTCCATGGCCGTGGCCAACCTGGGCGAGATCGCCGCCAACGAGATCGGGGCCGACGCGCTCCTGGTCCGCGTCGCCGGCTACTACCACGACATCGGGAAAATCTTCACCCCGAAGTATTTCGTCGAGAACATCCCCCCCGGGGAAGCCAACCCCCACGACGGCATCAAGCCCTACATGAGCGCGAAGATCCTCAAGTCCCACATCTCGCGGGGGATGGAACTGGGGCGCCGGCACCACCTGCCCGCGAAGATCCTCGATTTCATCCCCCAGCACCACGGGACGTCCACCATCGACTACTTCTACGAGAAGGCGAAGAACACGGCCAACCCGGGTAGCACGGACCCCGGCGTCCTCTCGCCCCGCTACTACTCCTACGGCGGGCCCCGGCCGCGGAACCGGGAAACCGCCATCCTGATGATCGCGGATTCCGTGGAGGCCGCCGCCCGGGTCCTGTCGGACCACTCCGAGGAGACCCTCCTCAAGGCCATCGAGAAGATCATCGCCCGAAAGCTGGAACTGGGGCAGTTCGACGATTCGCCCCTGTCCACCGCCGAACTCCGGAAGATTGCCTACGCCCTGGCGAGAGCGCTTTCCTCCTCCTCCCACAAGCGCATCGATTACCCCAAGAACTCGGGGATCCACTCCCAGTTCCACAGCGAGGCGAACGGCGGAACGGGGGCCGAGACCCAGCCCGTTCCCGCCCAGGCGACGCCCGGCATCAGCGTGTCCGGGGCCCCCTTCACGCCGGCCCCCGCCGGGACCAACCCGGGGGCGGGGCCCCTCACGCCGCCCCCGCGGAAAGCCGCGGATGTCGCTGCCGAGGGGAACGGGAAAACCCGGAAACCCGACAAACCCGAAAAAAGAGCGGAGTGA
- a CDS encoding RidA family protein, giving the protein MKREIVHTPEAPRALGPYSQAIRIGDFLFTSGQVPLDPSTGRLVEGDITAQTHRVFANLKAVLEAAGTSFDRVVKALAFLKDMNDFQAFNAVYGEYLGEARPARSTVQVARLPLDAAVEVELVAWCGD; this is encoded by the coding sequence ATGAAGAGAGAGATCGTGCACACCCCCGAAGCCCCTCGCGCCCTGGGGCCGTATTCCCAGGCCATCCGGATCGGCGACTTCCTGTTCACCTCCGGCCAGGTCCCCCTGGACCCGTCGACCGGAAGGCTGGTGGAGGGCGACATCACGGCCCAGACCCACCGCGTGTTCGCCAACCTCAAGGCCGTCCTCGAGGCGGCCGGGACGTCCTTCGACCGGGTGGTCAAGGCCCTGGCCTTCCTCAAGGACATGAACGACTTCCAGGCCTTCAACGCCGTGTACGGCGAGTACCTCGGGGAGGCCCGCCCGGCCCGGAGCACGGTTCAGGTGGCCCGGCTCCCCCTGGACGCCGCCGTGGAGGTCGAACTCGTCGCCTGGTGCGGGGACTGA
- the radC gene encoding DNA repair protein RadC, which yields MEALAAKGEHRQLEEPDGENRRSEGSEEAGRRGEGADGERSRPEGADGHRRRLRERFLAGYPGAMTDAELLELLLTFGLARKDTRGLARETLARFGSLSAVLGASLERLREVAGIGDTLALLIRLVRAMAVRSLEEEIRERRRISSPADVADYLCLEMGHRDRECVLVLCLDSGNRLVSRAVLAEGTVNQAPVYPREVARIALAAGATAVLLAHNHPGGQCQPSADDLQLTRDLKAALEKLDVQLHDHLVVAGNRIYSIAAGRAFDCRENRSCASPAAGVQSPHQATSSTSTAASRGSRAT from the coding sequence ATGGAGGCCTTGGCGGCGAAAGGGGAGCATCGTCAGTTGGAGGAGCCGGACGGGGAGAACCGTCGATCGGAGGGGAGCGAGGAGGCAGGGCGCCGGGGGGAGGGGGCGGACGGGGAGCGGTCGCGGCCGGAGGGGGCGGACGGGCACCGCCGGCGCCTGCGGGAGCGGTTCCTGGCGGGTTACCCCGGGGCGATGACGGACGCCGAGCTGCTGGAACTCCTCCTGACCTTCGGCCTGGCCCGGAAGGACACCCGGGGGCTGGCGCGGGAGACGCTGGCCCGCTTCGGTTCCCTCTCCGCCGTGCTGGGGGCCTCCCTGGAGCGGCTCCGGGAGGTCGCCGGCATCGGGGACACCCTGGCGCTGCTCATCCGCCTCGTCCGGGCCATGGCGGTCCGGTCCCTGGAGGAGGAGATCCGGGAGCGCCGCCGGATCAGTTCCCCGGCGGACGTGGCGGACTACCTCTGCCTGGAGATGGGGCACCGGGACCGGGAGTGCGTGCTGGTCCTGTGCCTGGACTCGGGCAACCGGCTGGTGAGCCGGGCCGTCCTGGCGGAGGGGACGGTGAACCAGGCCCCCGTGTACCCCCGGGAGGTCGCGCGCATCGCCCTGGCGGCCGGGGCCACCGCGGTCCTCCTGGCGCACAACCACCCGGGCGGGCAGTGCCAGCCCTCGGCCGACGATCTGCAGCTGACACGGGACCTCAAGGCGGCGCTGGAGAAGCTGGACGTCCAGCTTCACGACCACCTGGTGGTGGCGGGGAACCGGATTTACAGCATCGCGGCGGGCCGGGCCTTCGACTGCCGGGAGAACCGTTCGTGCGCGTCACCCGCGGCGGGGGTTCAGTCCCCGCACCAGGCGACGAGTTCGACCTCCACGGCGGCGTCCAGGGGGAGCCGGGCCACCTGA
- a CDS encoding YifB family Mg chelatase-like AAA ATPase, which translates to MLCKVISAALLGLDAFLVSVEVDQSPSVKVPRLLTVGLPDAAVKESRERVLAALKNSGHIIPMDNITINLAPADQRKEGSGFDLPIAVGMLGVMADIHDLDTLQRVMILGELSLDGLLRPIRGALSMAVAAREAGMESLVLPRQNANEAAVVESVAVYGMETLREVVAFLNGGTAEPVRLNCRKLLEENSRYRTDFADVRGQSHTKRALEVASAGGHNVLMVGPPGSGKTMLARRIPTILPPMTFDEAIETTKIHSVAGILRREEGLVGRRPFRAPHHTISHAGLIGGGMVPRPGEVSLAHNGVLFLDELPEFQRRVLEVLRQPMEDETVTISRAAMSLTFPARFTLVAAMNPCPCGYYGTERCQCSLPAVHQYMQRISGPLMDRFDIQIHVPAVAYRDLRTRSTGEASEFIRGRVCAARERQLERFREEGIFCNARMSSPMIRKHCVLDAEGETVLEKAVLEMGFSARAHDRILKVARTIADLDGSETVSPSNVAEAVQYRSLDRVVANEVLLTRSNLGFEPLGGSSAGAFDRVPRSSFIR; encoded by the coding sequence ATGCTGTGCAAGGTGATCAGTGCCGCCCTGCTGGGTCTGGACGCCTTTCTCGTGAGCGTGGAGGTGGACCAGTCGCCGTCCGTGAAGGTCCCGAGGCTGCTGACGGTGGGGTTGCCCGACGCGGCCGTCAAGGAGAGCCGCGAACGGGTCCTGGCCGCCCTGAAAAACTCGGGCCACATCATTCCCATGGACAACATCACCATCAACCTCGCCCCCGCCGACCAGCGGAAGGAGGGGTCGGGCTTCGACCTGCCCATCGCGGTGGGGATGCTCGGGGTGATGGCCGACATCCACGACCTGGACACCCTGCAGCGGGTGATGATCCTGGGGGAGCTGTCCCTGGACGGCCTTCTGCGGCCGATCCGGGGGGCGCTCTCCATGGCGGTCGCCGCCCGGGAGGCGGGGATGGAGTCCCTGGTCCTGCCCCGGCAGAACGCCAACGAGGCGGCCGTCGTGGAGAGCGTGGCGGTCTACGGGATGGAGACGCTGCGGGAGGTGGTGGCGTTCCTCAACGGGGGCACGGCGGAACCCGTTCGCCTCAACTGCCGCAAGCTGCTGGAGGAGAACAGCCGGTACCGGACCGACTTTGCCGACGTCCGCGGCCAGTCGCACACGAAACGAGCCCTGGAGGTGGCCTCCGCGGGGGGGCACAACGTGCTGATGGTGGGGCCTCCCGGCTCCGGCAAGACGATGCTGGCCCGCCGGATCCCCACCATCCTCCCCCCCATGACCTTCGACGAGGCGATCGAGACCACGAAGATCCACTCGGTGGCGGGCATCCTCCGGCGGGAAGAGGGGCTGGTGGGCCGTCGCCCGTTCCGGGCGCCCCACCACACCATCTCCCACGCCGGGCTGATCGGGGGGGGGATGGTCCCCCGGCCCGGGGAGGTCAGCCTGGCCCACAACGGCGTCCTCTTCCTCGACGAACTCCCCGAGTTCCAGCGCCGCGTCCTGGAAGTGCTCCGCCAACCCATGGAGGACGAAACCGTCACCATCTCGCGGGCGGCCATGAGCCTCACCTTCCCCGCGCGCTTCACGCTGGTGGCGGCCATGAACCCCTGTCCCTGCGGGTACTACGGGACGGAGCGGTGCCAGTGCTCCCTGCCGGCCGTGCACCAGTACATGCAGCGGATCTCGGGCCCGCTCATGGACCGCTTCGACATCCAGATCCACGTCCCGGCGGTGGCCTACCGCGATCTTCGGACCCGGTCGACGGGGGAAGCCTCGGAGTTCATCCGCGGCCGGGTCTGCGCCGCCCGGGAGCGGCAGCTGGAGCGGTTCCGGGAGGAGGGCATCTTCTGCAACGCCCGGATGAGCTCGCCCATGATCCGGAAACACTGCGTGCTGGACGCGGAGGGGGAGACAGTCCTGGAGAAGGCGGTCCTGGAGATGGGGTTCTCCGCCCGGGCACACGACCGCATCCTGAAGGTGGCGCGCACCATCGCCGACCTCGACGGCTCGGAGACCGTCTCCCCCTCCAACGTCGCCGAGGCCGTGCAGTATCGCAGCCTGGACCGGGTCGTCGCCAACGAGGTGCTCCTCACCCGGAGCAACCTGGGTTTCGAGCCGCTGGGGGGGTCCTCTGCGGGCGCTTTCGACCGGGTCCCGCGGAGCAGCTTCATCCGCTGA
- a CDS encoding response regulator, whose translation MELSKNDENRLRILVVDDEEMIRELARDFLLEIGCEVECAGNGREALEIVNNPANTYNLVLLDVMMPGMDGVEVLEAIHRDHPDLKIILMSAFANEKRLNQATSRKNVGFLQKPYRMADLIETVRRFTQPA comes from the coding sequence ATGGAACTTAGCAAGAACGACGAGAATCGCCTGCGGATCCTGGTGGTCGACGACGAGGAGATGATTCGCGAGCTGGCCCGGGACTTCCTCCTCGAGATCGGCTGCGAGGTGGAGTGTGCCGGGAACGGCCGTGAGGCCCTGGAGATCGTCAACAACCCCGCGAACACCTACAACCTGGTCCTGCTGGACGTCATGATGCCCGGGATGGACGGCGTGGAGGTGCTCGAGGCCATCCACCGCGACCACCCGGACCTCAAGATCATCCTCATGAGCGCCTTCGCCAACGAGAAGCGGCTCAACCAGGCCACGTCCCGGAAGAACGTGGGCTTTCTCCAGAAGCCCTATCGCATGGCCGACCTCATCGAAACCGTCCGCCGTTTCACCCAGCCAGCCTGA
- a CDS encoding HAMP domain-containing histidine kinase: protein MPENTIEYLVVFHKVCCAMLSDLTIHEFNNVLTGLSGYAQMAARAREPQMVTRSLKALEDGVGRLIDGIRNTLAFTRGSLHETKPFEAHQCASLVTRLLDYHLSRRNVEVTVETLGTALVLGNATLFESAVMALLLDCRDRLMAGGGSGTVRIVHTCENRRFFLEISDSLGCPELEPPPGGAKPDEAQPFDALRWMTPEAVKAVVALHDGTLSVRHDGGRPVRVVELPVFIG from the coding sequence ATGCCGGAAAACACGATCGAGTACCTGGTGGTCTTCCACAAGGTCTGCTGTGCCATGCTCAGCGACCTCACCATCCACGAGTTCAACAACGTGCTGACCGGGCTCTCCGGCTACGCCCAGATGGCGGCGCGCGCCCGGGAGCCCCAGATGGTCACCCGGTCGCTGAAAGCGCTGGAAGACGGCGTCGGGCGCCTCATCGACGGGATTCGGAACACCCTGGCCTTCACCCGGGGCAGCCTGCACGAAACCAAGCCGTTCGAGGCCCACCAGTGCGCCAGCCTCGTCACGCGCCTCCTCGACTATCACCTCTCCCGGCGGAACGTCGAGGTCACGGTCGAGACCCTCGGGACCGCGCTTGTCCTGGGAAACGCCACCCTCTTCGAGAGCGCCGTGATGGCCCTGCTCCTCGACTGCCGGGACCGCCTGATGGCGGGAGGCGGCAGCGGGACGGTCCGGATCGTCCACACCTGCGAGAACCGGCGCTTCTTCCTGGAGATCTCCGACTCCCTGGGCTGCCCGGAGCTGGAACCGCCGCCCGGCGGGGCGAAGCCCGACGAAGCCCAGCCCTTCGACGCCCTCCGCTGGATGACGCCGGAAGCGGTGAAGGCGGTGGTCGCGCTTCACGACGGCACGCTCTCCGTCCGGCACGACGGGGGACGCCCCGTCCGGGTCGTCGAACTCCCCGTCTTCATCGGTTGA
- a CDS encoding divalent-cation tolerance protein CutA encodes MSVPCVVFSTVPSLECASKVADALVAEHLAACVGIVEGIRSVYFWKDEVCRDRETLLVIKTTEEVYPMMEQRLKALHPYEVPEIVRLPVTGGWPPYLAWIGDCVNR; translated from the coding sequence ATGAGCGTTCCCTGCGTCGTGTTCAGCACGGTCCCCTCCCTCGAGTGTGCGTCCAAGGTCGCCGACGCCCTGGTGGCCGAGCACCTCGCCGCCTGCGTCGGCATCGTGGAGGGCATTCGCTCCGTCTACTTCTGGAAGGACGAGGTCTGCCGTGACCGGGAGACCCTCCTCGTCATCAAGACGACGGAGGAGGTCTACCCGATGATGGAACAACGCCTCAAGGCGCTGCACCCCTACGAGGTGCCCGAGATCGTGCGACTCCCCGTGACCGGGGGGTGGCCGCCGTACCTGGCGTGGATCGGGGATTGCGTCAACCGATGA
- a CDS encoding diacylglycerol kinase family lipid kinase, which yields MTTVLLLHNPASGSAPRQRRLRTVVEGLRSGGWAVDAVPTSGPGSAAGIVAARADRIDGVICLGGDGTVHEMLPSLVRTPLFLGILPAGTANVTAGELGLRAGTADAARRLVRGEVRPVTVGEAGGRFFLAMAGVGFDARVVSAVSPRLKRRFGRGAFALAAIRTVLSYDFPEVRFIFDTGECSGTFGVVSNLSRYGGRWLMAPSAALDDPRLDLCVFQGKGLAAYARYFARVRKGRHLGEKDVIHRKITHLRLEGPASVLVELDGEPAGSLPVEIRALPRALNLRFPAP from the coding sequence ATGACCACGGTCCTCCTCCTCCACAACCCCGCGTCGGGATCCGCCCCCCGCCAGCGCCGGCTTCGCACCGTCGTGGAAGGCTTGCGCTCGGGCGGCTGGGCGGTGGACGCCGTCCCCACCTCCGGGCCCGGCTCGGCGGCCGGGATCGTTGCCGCGCGGGCGGACCGCATCGACGGCGTGATCTGCCTGGGCGGCGACGGGACCGTCCACGAGATGCTCCCTTCCCTCGTCCGCACGCCCCTCTTCCTGGGGATCCTCCCGGCGGGCACCGCCAACGTGACCGCCGGGGAACTGGGGCTGCGGGCCGGGACGGCCGACGCCGCCCGCCGGCTGGTCCGCGGGGAGGTCCGGCCCGTGACGGTGGGCGAAGCCGGCGGCCGCTTCTTTCTCGCCATGGCCGGGGTGGGGTTCGACGCCCGGGTGGTCTCCGCCGTTTCCCCCCGCCTCAAGCGGCGCTTCGGACGGGGGGCGTTCGCCCTCGCCGCCATCCGGACGGTCCTGTCCTACGACTTCCCGGAGGTCCGTTTCATCTTCGACACCGGCGAGTGCTCGGGCACGTTCGGCGTGGTGTCCAACCTGAGCCGCTACGGCGGGCGATGGCTCATGGCGCCGTCGGCGGCCCTCGACGACCCCCGCCTGGACCTGTGCGTTTTCCAGGGGAAGGGGCTCGCGGCCTACGCCCGCTATTTCGCCAGGGTCCGAAAGGGGCGCCACCTCGGCGAGAAGGACGTCATCCACCGGAAAATCACCCATCTTCGCCTGGAAGGCCCCGCTTCCGTCCTCGTCGAACTGGACGGCGAGCCGGCCGGGTCGCTCCCGGTGGAGATCCGGGCGCTCCCCCGCGCGCTCAACCTGCGCTTCCCGGCGCCGTGA
- a CDS encoding protein kinase → MEKLGKYEIQSVLGEGAMGKVYKAWDPFLKRQVALKTITGDFKTNPELLKRFYREAQSAGGLAHFNIVTIYDLGETDGTPYIAMEFLEGSDLQSYIYHNRIQTLNDALKILKQVGEGLSFAHSKGIVHRDVKPANIFILKDGSVKIVDFGIAMVGASTMTRTGMVMGTVSYMSPEQVQGKNLDGRSDQFSVGIILYEMLTRRKPFTGESIPEIFFKLINGEPDPISQFYPHCPPALEAVCRRCLQKDREKRYADLGIMAKDVETLLYSLKRPYTFQEEIRLEGGTTSVLSQAAMDEIKGLADSGDFNQANALLHNLFLRYSGKDALVDENLNALRSYVQSRSIVPAIRKRLENAESLARSGKFDLAENMLAQLQKEYPEAPEIGVSRKNIQELKRSNEKLEFIRSQIAMSKVYLDSGNFPKAMQTMEKALQSYPEESSLLGFYKKILAQKDEAEKKEFIRTTCMEVMKILKEGHLEPAMRRMEEALERFPSEEVLQNLYRNLVNKKKQVQRRF, encoded by the coding sequence ATGGAGAAACTGGGAAAATACGAGATCCAGTCCGTCCTCGGCGAGGGCGCCATGGGCAAGGTCTACAAGGCCTGGGACCCGTTCCTGAAACGGCAGGTGGCCCTGAAGACCATCACCGGCGATTTCAAGACGAACCCCGAACTGCTCAAGCGCTTCTACCGGGAAGCCCAGTCGGCCGGCGGCCTGGCCCACTTCAACATCGTGACCATCTACGACCTCGGCGAGACCGACGGGACCCCTTACATCGCCATGGAATTCCTGGAAGGGTCCGACCTGCAGTCCTACATCTACCACAACCGGATCCAGACCCTCAACGACGCCCTGAAAATCCTCAAGCAGGTCGGCGAAGGCCTCAGTTTCGCCCACTCGAAAGGGATCGTCCACCGGGACGTGAAACCCGCCAACATCTTCATCCTCAAGGACGGCTCCGTCAAGATCGTGGACTTCGGCATCGCCATGGTGGGGGCGTCCACCATGACCCGGACGGGCATGGTGATGGGGACGGTCTCCTACATGTCCCCGGAACAGGTCCAGGGCAAGAACCTCGACGGGCGCTCCGACCAGTTCTCCGTGGGGATCATCCTCTACGAGATGCTCACCCGGCGGAAGCCCTTCACCGGGGAGAGCATCCCGGAGATTTTCTTCAAGCTCATCAACGGCGAGCCGGACCCCATCAGCCAGTTCTACCCTCACTGCCCGCCCGCCCTGGAGGCCGTCTGCCGGCGTTGTCTCCAGAAGGACCGGGAGAAGCGCTACGCCGACCTGGGCATCATGGCGAAGGACGTCGAGACCCTGCTCTACTCCCTCAAACGCCCGTACACCTTCCAGGAGGAGATCCGGCTGGAGGGCGGGACGACCTCCGTCCTCTCCCAGGCCGCCATGGACGAGATCAAGGGCCTGGCGGACAGCGGCGACTTCAACCAGGCGAACGCGCTGCTCCACAACCTCTTCCTCCGCTACAGCGGCAAGGACGCGCTGGTGGACGAAAACCTCAATGCCCTCCGGTCCTACGTCCAGTCCCGCTCCATCGTCCCCGCCATCCGGAAGCGGCTGGAGAACGCCGAATCCCTCGCCCGATCGGGGAAGTTCGACCTGGCGGAGAACATGCTGGCCCAGCTTCAGAAGGAGTACCCCGAAGCCCCCGAGATCGGGGTTTCCCGGAAGAACATCCAGGAACTGAAGCGGAGCAACGAGAAGCTGGAGTTCATCCGGTCCCAGATCGCCATGTCCAAGGTGTACCTGGACTCCGGCAACTTCCCCAAGGCCATGCAGACCATGGAGAAGGCCCTGCAGAGTTACCCCGAGGAGTCGAGCCTGCTGGGCTTCTACAAGAAGATCCTGGCCCAGAAGGACGAAGCGGAGAAGAAGGAGTTCATCCGCACCACCTGCATGGAGGTCATGAAGATCCTCAAGGAGGGCCACCTCGAGCCCGCCATGCGCCGGATGGAAGAGGCGCTCGAGCGGTTTCCCTCGGAAGAGGTCCTCCAGAACCTCTACCGGAACCTGGTGAACAAGAAGAAACAGGTTCAGAGACGGTTCTGA